The following coding sequences lie in one Prosthecobacter vanneervenii genomic window:
- a CDS encoding YbjN domain-containing protein has product MSALYATVLTTFKEMGWLYREVAEHSVVEADFEAHHTKVPLHAQVFGDTHILSVVSTSTLQVPASHRLQVCELLMRTNKELNLGNFELEWDGGQVMFRVTNVFPPNRHDSRIIASLVHSAVAEMDRLTPFLGEIIRTPKGELLLLKVSDLMQREDLLPPAPDEE; this is encoded by the coding sequence ATGTCCGCCCTCTACGCCACTGTCCTGACGACCTTCAAGGAAATGGGCTGGCTCTACCGCGAGGTGGCCGAGCACTCCGTCGTCGAGGCCGACTTTGAGGCCCACCACACCAAGGTGCCGCTGCACGCGCAGGTCTTTGGAGACACCCACATCCTCTCCGTGGTCTCCACCTCCACCCTCCAGGTGCCCGCCAGCCACCGCCTCCAGGTGTGTGAGCTGCTCATGCGCACCAACAAGGAGCTGAACCTCGGCAACTTTGAGCTCGAGTGGGACGGCGGCCAGGTGATGTTCCGCGTGACGAATGTCTTCCCGCCCAACCGCCACGACTCCCGCATCATCGCCAGTCTGGTGCATTCCGCTGTGGCGGAGATGGACCGTCTGACCCCGTTCCTCGGCGAGATCATCCGCACACCCAAGGGCGAGCTGCTGCTGCTGAAGGTTTCTGACCTCATGCAGCGCGAGGATTTGCTGCCTCCGGCACCGGATGAGGAGTGA
- a CDS encoding DUF1501 domain-containing protein produces MIAFHQPRRQFIGKASCAAVSSIPVLNTLLNLSFAEKISALTAPTSGEYRAVVCLFLSGGCDSFNVLVPRETSAYAQYQATRSDLALAPGSLIDIHPTGQNTFAVHGGMPEVAALFEAGHAAFIANVGTLIEPVQNRSQITALTKKLPLGLYSHSDQIEQWQTSLPNQRSGIGWAGRTADLLQGLNANQKVPMNISLDGSNVWQTGHSVAEYAITTDGAVALDNYSAGWQQYDTVTQAFSQGMDSQLALQYSNILMQTFNTRKKAALDAYNAFTTATSAPLPGGIVFPSTYVGSRLQMIAQAIQGHANSALGAVRQTFFINFGGWDHHSGVLSLQGTMLPQISAAIGAFYNQLAAMNLQNQVVLYTASDFGRTLTSNGQGSDHAWGSNQLIVGGGVKGKKIYGTFPSLAINPDTGPEQNPLDTGNGRLIPTTSCDQFFAELALWLGVSPTDLPLVLPNIGNFYTPSASNPPLGFMV; encoded by the coding sequence ATGATCGCCTTTCACCAGCCCCGACGTCAGTTCATCGGCAAGGCCAGCTGCGCCGCCGTCAGCTCCATCCCGGTGCTGAACACGCTGCTCAATCTCTCCTTTGCCGAAAAGATCTCCGCGCTCACCGCCCCCACCAGCGGCGAATACCGCGCCGTGGTCTGCCTCTTTCTCTCCGGCGGGTGTGACAGCTTCAATGTCCTCGTCCCACGGGAGACCTCCGCCTACGCGCAGTATCAGGCCACGCGCTCGGACCTCGCGCTGGCTCCCGGCTCCCTCATCGACATCCATCCCACTGGGCAAAACACCTTTGCCGTGCATGGCGGCATGCCGGAGGTCGCCGCGCTGTTTGAAGCCGGGCACGCCGCTTTCATCGCCAATGTGGGCACGCTCATCGAGCCTGTGCAAAACCGCAGCCAGATCACCGCGCTGACCAAGAAGCTGCCGCTCGGACTCTACTCGCACTCCGACCAGATCGAGCAGTGGCAGACCAGCCTGCCCAATCAGCGCTCCGGCATCGGCTGGGCCGGGCGCACCGCCGATCTCCTCCAGGGCCTGAATGCCAACCAGAAGGTGCCCATGAACATCTCGCTGGATGGCAGCAACGTGTGGCAGACCGGTCATTCCGTGGCCGAGTACGCCATCACCACCGACGGTGCCGTGGCCCTGGATAACTACAGCGCCGGATGGCAGCAGTACGACACCGTCACGCAGGCTTTCAGCCAGGGCATGGACAGCCAGCTGGCGCTGCAATATTCCAACATCCTCATGCAGACCTTCAACACCCGGAAGAAGGCCGCGCTGGATGCCTACAATGCCTTTACCACCGCTACCTCCGCCCCGCTGCCCGGCGGCATTGTCTTTCCATCCACCTATGTCGGCTCCCGCCTGCAGATGATCGCGCAGGCCATTCAGGGCCATGCCAACTCCGCCCTCGGTGCCGTGCGGCAGACCTTTTTCATCAATTTCGGCGGCTGGGACCACCACAGCGGCGTGCTTAGTCTGCAAGGCACCATGCTGCCGCAGATCAGCGCGGCCATCGGCGCCTTCTACAATCAGCTCGCCGCCATGAACCTGCAAAATCAGGTCGTGCTCTACACCGCCTCCGACTTTGGCCGCACGCTGACCAGCAACGGCCAGGGCAGCGACCACGCCTGGGGCAGCAATCAGCTCATCGTAGGCGGCGGCGTGAAGGGAAAGAAAATCTACGGCACCTTCCCCAGCCTGGCCATCAATCCTGACACTGGCCCTGAGCAGAACCCGCTCGACACCGGCAACGGCCGCCTCATCCCCACCACCAGCTGCGACCAGTTCTTTGCCGAGCTGGCTCTCTGGCTCGGCGTCTCTCCCACCGATCTGCCGCTGGTGCTACCCAACATCGGCAACTTCTACACCCCCAGCGCCAGCAACCCGCCTCTGGGGTTCATGGTGTGA
- a CDS encoding zeta toxin family protein, with protein MNAYFASVAADFLRQKLLEKQASFSFETVMSSPDKVALLEKARRLGYRTYLY; from the coding sequence ATGAACGCTTACTTTGCCTCTGTGGCGGCGGATTTTTTGCGGCAGAAGCTGCTGGAGAAACAAGCTTCGTTCTCCTTCGAAACAGTCATGTCATCCCCAGACAAGGTGGCTCTGCTGGAAAAAGCCCGGCGGCTGGGATATCGCACCTACCTCTATTAG
- a CDS encoding sensor histidine kinase: MTNEAQSPNANARGAACRVERGIQALIFVIISSFGFTHSSFAAAALTRAIDIRTLPYERSLEKLPVDLTATIGFVESGGTAFVQDDTAGTHLHFKPARNDLRVGDRVRILGTTTAGLYFPGVDVTSLQILGHAEPPAAAPASYDDLATGRYHYQRVIVEGLGRTLTPLDENRSLLRLAIGSRVLEVRIDSPLETAPALIDAHLRITALAAGGINDRRQLVFPYIRVTDWNDVAITRAAPPLEDLPVTSVVTLLQFGAADEPHHRARVLGTVLASFPDGRVFLRDATPPPPPREQPKDAAPPPQQSPSIAIRLTSPATLSTGQKAEIIGFPIMAGFSASLADAQVITSDEATTAPAVAAAVSLREFLDGSHDANLIHLTAPAVLNDFFRTVDGYELRLTSGGTPLRAFLLQSTVPDLEIGTVVGLTGICLVESSKDRGFRSQAERASLLLRSAEDIAVISTAPFWTTGRLIIAISILAGVVLLAIVWIAALRRQISALSSRIVQQATQDERQRIAREFHDTLEQELAGLSLRLDAATTRPLEDKARTLIETSRSLVSRIQSEARNLVADLRDTEQLHDLPAALREIQNRMPPNAPALQLDLHPLPAIPGAVSHHLRMMAQEAITNTIKHAQATEISLHLSATTDALTLRISDNGRGLASDTATTGQPGHFGCMGIRERARKIGADVSWKSEAGKGTVVTVSLPLHHSSF, encoded by the coding sequence ATGACGAATGAAGCCCAAAGCCCGAATGCCAATGCTCGTGGCGCTGCGTGCCGCGTAGAGCGTGGCATTCAGGCTTTGATCTTCGTCATTATTTCGTCATTCGGATTTACACATTCGTCATTCGCCGCAGCCGCACTGACCCGCGCCATCGACATCCGCACGCTGCCCTACGAGCGCAGTCTGGAAAAGCTGCCCGTGGACCTCACGGCCACGATCGGCTTTGTGGAAAGCGGCGGTACCGCCTTCGTTCAGGACGACACCGCAGGCACGCACCTGCACTTCAAGCCCGCACGCAATGACCTGCGTGTGGGCGACCGCGTACGCATTCTGGGCACCACCACCGCCGGACTGTACTTTCCCGGCGTGGACGTGACCAGCCTGCAGATCCTGGGCCACGCCGAGCCACCCGCTGCTGCGCCCGCCAGCTACGATGATCTGGCCACCGGCCGCTACCACTACCAGCGCGTGATCGTGGAGGGGCTGGGCCGCACGCTCACGCCGCTGGATGAAAACCGCTCGCTGCTCCGCCTCGCCATCGGCAGCCGCGTGCTGGAGGTGCGCATCGACTCACCGCTGGAGACCGCGCCAGCGCTCATCGACGCACACCTGCGCATCACCGCTCTGGCCGCAGGCGGCATCAATGACCGCCGCCAGCTCGTCTTTCCCTACATCCGTGTCACCGACTGGAATGATGTGGCCATCACCCGGGCCGCGCCACCGCTTGAAGATCTGCCCGTCACCTCCGTCGTCACCCTGCTGCAGTTTGGTGCTGCGGACGAGCCCCACCACCGCGCACGCGTGCTGGGCACCGTGCTCGCATCCTTCCCGGACGGCCGTGTCTTTTTGCGAGATGCCACGCCACCGCCACCACCGCGAGAGCAGCCCAAGGATGCCGCACCTCCGCCGCAGCAGTCTCCCTCCATCGCCATCCGCCTCACTTCGCCAGCCACTCTCAGCACGGGGCAGAAGGCCGAGATCATCGGCTTTCCCATCATGGCCGGATTCAGCGCCTCTTTGGCCGATGCGCAGGTGATCACCAGCGATGAAGCAACCACCGCGCCCGCCGTTGCTGCCGCCGTGTCTCTCAGGGAATTTCTGGACGGCAGTCACGATGCCAACCTCATCCACCTCACTGCACCTGCCGTGCTCAATGATTTCTTCCGCACGGTGGATGGCTACGAACTGCGCCTCACCTCCGGCGGCACGCCGCTGCGCGCTTTTTTGCTGCAATCCACTGTGCCCGATCTGGAGATCGGCACCGTCGTTGGGCTCACGGGCATCTGTCTGGTGGAGTCGTCCAAAGACCGCGGCTTCCGCTCGCAGGCGGAGCGCGCATCCCTGCTGCTGCGCTCGGCGGAAGACATCGCCGTCATCAGCACCGCGCCCTTCTGGACCACCGGCCGCCTCATCATCGCCATCAGCATTCTGGCTGGCGTCGTGCTCCTTGCCATCGTCTGGATCGCAGCCCTGCGCCGTCAGATCAGCGCCCTGAGCAGCCGCATCGTGCAGCAGGCCACGCAGGATGAGCGCCAGCGCATCGCGCGCGAATTCCACGACACGCTGGAGCAGGAGCTCGCGGGCCTCTCCCTGCGTCTGGACGCCGCTACCACGCGCCCGCTGGAGGACAAGGCGCGCACCCTCATCGAGACCAGCCGCAGCCTCGTCTCCCGCATTCAAAGCGAAGCGCGAAACCTCGTCGCCGATCTGCGCGACACCGAGCAGTTGCACGATCTCCCCGCGGCGCTGCGCGAAATCCAAAACCGCATGCCGCCCAATGCACCCGCATTGCAGCTCGATCTCCATCCCCTCCCCGCCATCCCGGGAGCCGTCTCCCACCACCTGCGCATGATGGCGCAGGAGGCCATCACCAACACGATCAAACACGCCCAGGCCACCGAGATCTCCCTGCATCTCTCCGCCACCACAGACGCGCTCACGCTCCGCATCTCCGACAACGGCCGCGGCCTCGCCTCAGACACTGCCACCACCGGCCAGCCCGGCCACTTTGGCTGCATGGGCATCCGCGAGCGCGCGCGAAAAATCGGTGCTGACGTGAGCTGGAAAAGCGAGGCAGGAAAAGGAACGGTGGTCACGGTTTCCCTGCCGCTCCATCATTCGTCCTTTTGA
- a CDS encoding PH domain-containing protein, whose protein sequence is MPARYTLQQHPAFSAPLSREDLYTLVARGSLARGEMCVDEATGMTHTVGELISGMRPAGHASGTRARIARPAYREISPDFEIPMEVAETQAEMEEEEIEEEEIEEEEPEDSADHDYSPSGEIILHHAHPSWLGYPKALFLFLLLLVASGLLYVVQAEYSIISLLCASSTLIAIGISRFSHDYIVTRERVELIWGIIGKSSKEARICDIRSIDVYESGLKGLLGLGTIDFSTAANAGIEVQFKDLRRAHEVKDLVRKLQRGVDPTND, encoded by the coding sequence ATGCCCGCACGCTACACCCTCCAGCAGCACCCGGCTTTCAGCGCTCCTCTTTCCAGAGAGGATCTCTACACCCTGGTGGCGCGCGGCTCCCTGGCACGCGGGGAGATGTGCGTGGATGAGGCCACCGGCATGACCCACACCGTGGGGGAGCTGATCAGCGGCATGCGCCCTGCAGGCCATGCCAGCGGCACCCGCGCCCGCATCGCCCGTCCTGCCTATCGCGAGATCAGCCCGGACTTTGAGATCCCCATGGAGGTGGCCGAAACGCAGGCGGAAATGGAGGAAGAGGAAATCGAAGAAGAAGAGATCGAGGAGGAAGAACCCGAAGACAGCGCCGATCACGACTACTCCCCCAGTGGCGAGATCATCCTGCACCACGCGCACCCCTCATGGCTGGGCTACCCCAAGGCGCTCTTCCTCTTCCTGCTGCTCCTGGTGGCCAGCGGCCTGCTCTACGTCGTCCAGGCGGAGTATTCCATCATCTCCCTGCTCTGCGCTTCGTCCACGCTCATCGCCATCGGCATCTCGCGCTTCTCGCACGACTACATTGTCACCCGCGAGCGCGTGGAGCTCATCTGGGGCATCATTGGCAAGAGCTCCAAAGAGGCGCGCATCTGCGACATCCGCAGCATCGATGTGTACGAGTCCGGCCTCAAAGGCCTGCTCGGCCTCGGCACCATCGACTTCTCCACGGCGGCGAATGCCGGCATCGAAGTACAGTTCAAAGACCTCCGCCGCGCCCATGAGGTGAAGGATCTGGTGCGCAAGCTCCAGCGCGGCGTGGACCCGACCAATGACTGA
- a CDS encoding DUF1800 domain-containing protein, translating to MNTRTLLVLALLCTSMPAPALDSNANQQSDIWEILFGATSLPALGDADHDGWTNAQESGAGTNPLDPHSFPSSALSSGVAGQVHLSWPSAAGKNYAIYGSPDLNPANYTLMSTVSGDGSNIATPFDASTHSRWFFKLAIADVDSDLDGLTDWEEMQLGFNPALNHSDRNDTADLSRVQSTLTAASTITVGLIDGDMREDWPDKGVVVIRRSGGLRPLTVNLTLTGTATRNTDYTTNIASTQIVLPMGARETWVELTPVNDASAEGVETIVVTAIAGSGYSLGSVNNATVTLGDASSLPCAKEAARFLIQAAFGPDQDDAADADIIPENVEALMAQGLEAWIDDQFTRPIGYIQPYTNWALQYANGLELYGNYKEHAWWERAMGVPKLRPDSATTQLPDPLRQRVAFALSEILVTSDRADTLAVDYEGMANYYDIFEANAFGNYLDILKQVAMHPVMGVYLSHLGNQKAIPALNIHPDENFAREVMQLFSIGLWQLNTDGTRKTYPAGDPQAGQFIPTYSNSDITELARVFTGLTWYDSTSFDANNLINGDRLHPMKIFDAYHDCGAKTLLNGLNLAASTPSSGSTGTAGMADINAAITNLFNHPNVGPFIGRLLIQRLVTSNPSAAYIGRVAAKFNDNGSGVRGDMKAFIKAILMDPEARDPAMMDSPTFGKMREPFLRVVNLARAFNAASTSGRYPLDQFNLDHQQDPQNSPSVFNFFLPGHSPPGPVTQMGLVAPEFQIVNASSAITGANYFYNAIGNNSLHRWGSGTPAYNVALNLDPELGFIIPAAHINEDTPSVSNLLDLDLLIRRYDMMLLGGTMSPQLFQAIRESVDRVKPPDTSWQWHRERLRQLITSIVSSAEYNVMR from the coding sequence ATGAACACGCGTACTCTCCTGGTTCTGGCCCTGCTCTGCACTTCGATGCCAGCCCCGGCGCTCGACTCCAACGCCAACCAGCAGAGCGACATCTGGGAAATCCTTTTCGGAGCGACGAGCCTGCCCGCACTCGGAGATGCCGACCACGACGGCTGGACGAACGCTCAGGAGAGCGGCGCTGGCACCAATCCTCTTGATCCCCACTCCTTTCCCTCCTCGGCACTCTCCTCAGGCGTGGCGGGCCAGGTGCATCTCAGCTGGCCCAGCGCCGCCGGCAAAAACTACGCCATCTACGGCAGCCCGGATCTCAATCCGGCCAACTACACACTGATGAGCACCGTCTCAGGAGATGGCAGCAACATCGCCACCCCGTTCGATGCCAGCACTCACAGCCGCTGGTTTTTCAAACTGGCCATCGCTGATGTGGACAGCGATCTCGACGGCCTGACCGACTGGGAGGAAATGCAGCTCGGCTTCAATCCCGCGCTCAACCACAGCGACCGCAACGACACCGCCGACCTCAGCCGCGTGCAGTCCACCCTCACCGCAGCCAGCACCATCACCGTCGGTTTGATCGACGGCGACATGCGCGAAGACTGGCCTGACAAAGGCGTCGTCGTCATCCGCCGCAGCGGCGGGCTGCGCCCCCTCACGGTGAATCTGACCCTCACCGGCACCGCCACGCGAAACACCGACTACACCACCAACATCGCCAGCACCCAGATCGTGCTGCCGATGGGCGCACGCGAGACGTGGGTGGAGCTGACTCCCGTGAACGACGCCAGCGCCGAGGGCGTGGAAACCATCGTGGTCACCGCCATCGCAGGCAGCGGCTACTCCCTTGGCAGCGTGAACAACGCCACCGTCACCCTCGGAGATGCCTCCTCCCTGCCCTGTGCCAAAGAGGCCGCGCGCTTCCTCATCCAGGCCGCCTTTGGCCCGGATCAGGATGACGCCGCCGATGCCGACATCATCCCCGAGAATGTAGAAGCGCTGATGGCGCAGGGGCTGGAAGCCTGGATCGACGACCAGTTCACCCGCCCCATCGGCTACATCCAGCCCTACACCAACTGGGCGCTGCAATACGCCAACGGCCTCGAACTCTACGGCAACTACAAGGAGCACGCATGGTGGGAGCGCGCCATGGGCGTGCCCAAGCTGCGCCCCGACTCCGCCACCACGCAGCTCCCCGATCCCCTGCGCCAGCGCGTGGCCTTTGCTCTCAGCGAGATCCTCGTCACCTCCGACCGCGCCGACACGCTGGCCGTGGACTACGAGGGCATGGCCAACTACTACGACATCTTTGAGGCCAACGCCTTCGGCAACTACCTCGACATCCTCAAGCAGGTGGCCATGCACCCCGTAATGGGCGTTTATCTCAGCCATCTGGGAAATCAAAAAGCCATCCCCGCGCTGAACATCCACCCGGATGAAAACTTTGCCCGCGAGGTCATGCAGCTCTTCAGCATCGGCCTCTGGCAGCTGAACACCGACGGCACGCGCAAAACCTACCCCGCTGGCGATCCGCAGGCCGGGCAGTTCATCCCCACCTACAGCAACTCCGACATCACCGAGCTCGCCCGCGTCTTCACCGGCCTGACGTGGTATGACAGCACCAGCTTTGATGCCAACAATCTCATCAACGGCGACCGCCTGCACCCGATGAAGATCTTTGACGCCTACCATGACTGCGGTGCCAAAACGCTGCTCAATGGTCTCAACCTCGCCGCCAGCACACCCAGCAGCGGCAGCACCGGCACGGCGGGCATGGCGGACATCAATGCAGCCATCACCAATCTCTTCAACCACCCCAACGTTGGCCCCTTCATCGGCCGTCTGCTCATCCAGCGCCTCGTCACCTCCAATCCCAGCGCCGCCTACATCGGGCGCGTGGCCGCCAAGTTTAACGACAACGGCAGCGGCGTGCGCGGAGACATGAAGGCCTTCATCAAGGCCATCCTCATGGACCCCGAGGCGCGGGATCCCGCCATGATGGACTCCCCCACCTTTGGCAAAATGCGCGAGCCCTTCCTCCGTGTGGTCAACCTGGCCCGCGCCTTCAATGCCGCCTCCACCTCCGGCCGCTATCCGCTGGATCAGTTCAATCTCGACCACCAGCAGGACCCGCAGAACTCCCCCAGCGTCTTCAATTTCTTCCTCCCCGGACACAGCCCGCCCGGCCCCGTCACGCAGATGGGGCTGGTGGCTCCGGAGTTTCAGATCGTCAATGCCAGCTCCGCCATCACCGGGGCCAACTACTTCTACAATGCCATCGGCAACAACAGCCTGCATCGCTGGGGCAGCGGCACCCCGGCCTACAATGTCGCGCTCAATCTCGATCCCGAGCTCGGCTTCATCATTCCCGCCGCCCACATCAACGAGGACACCCCCAGCGTCTCCAATCTCCTCGATCTCGATCTGCTGATCCGGCGCTACGATATGATGCTCCTCGGCGGCACCATGTCGCCTCAGCTCTTCCAGGCCATCCGCGAATCCGTCGATCGTGTAAAGCCGCCGGACACTTCCTGGCAGTGGCACCGCGAGCGCCTCCGCCAGCTCATCACCTCCATCGTCTCCTCCGCCGAGTACAATGTGATGCGCTGA
- a CDS encoding response regulator: MISLLLIDDHFVVRSGLVASLELEDDLKVVGETDRGEEASALYAKKQPDVVLMDLQLPGIGGIEATAALLRDHASARVLVFSTFARDDEIQAALKAGALGYLQKSSSREALLTAIRTVAKGERSLPPDIAQRLKDRLAEPEITPREREILALVTQGRANKEIAAILGIGEDTVKQHVSRILMKLKVNDRAQATAEAIRRGLVRV, encoded by the coding sequence ATGATCTCCCTCCTTCTCATCGACGACCACTTCGTTGTCCGCAGCGGCCTCGTGGCCTCGTTGGAGCTGGAAGACGATCTTAAAGTGGTGGGAGAAACGGACCGTGGCGAAGAGGCCTCCGCGCTCTATGCCAAAAAGCAGCCGGATGTCGTGCTCATGGATCTGCAGCTCCCCGGCATCGGCGGCATCGAGGCCACTGCCGCGCTGCTACGGGATCACGCCAGCGCGCGTGTCCTCGTCTTCTCTACCTTCGCACGTGACGATGAAATCCAGGCCGCGCTCAAAGCAGGCGCGCTTGGCTACCTGCAAAAGTCATCTTCACGCGAGGCCCTGCTCACCGCCATCCGCACCGTGGCCAAAGGAGAGCGTAGCCTGCCGCCGGACATCGCCCAGCGTCTCAAAGACCGCCTCGCCGAACCCGAGATCACCCCCCGCGAGCGCGAGATCCTCGCCCTCGTCACCCAGGGCCGCGCCAACAAGGAAATCGCCGCCATCCTCGGCATCGGCGAAGACACCGTAAAGCAGCACGTCAGCCGCATTTTGATGAAGCTGAAAGTGAATGATCGTGCTCAAGCCACGGCGGAGGCGATCAGGCGCGGACTGGTGCGGGTGTGA